In a single window of the Actinomycetota bacterium genome:
- the meaB gene encoding methylmalonyl Co-A mutase-associated GTPase MeaB, with amino-acid sequence MSEPSPATPRRRSRDPGELFSAAQAGDRAALARLLSLIERGGDEARTISRLAYAHGGQAYTVGLTGAPGAGKSTLTSSTIAHLRTQQIEVAVLAIDPSSPFTGGAILGDRVRMQDHATDPGVFIRSMATRGHLGGLALATPEAVRLLDATGRTWILVETVGVGQVEVEIAGKADTTVVVVNPGWGDSVQANKAGLMEIADVFVINKADRAGVEETRRDLEQMLDLSELDTASWRPPILATVGSTGQGVPELWAAVQEHRDHITASGELTRRRAFRVREELREIVARRLEQRAREICTGERWEALQAGVVERATDPWTAADEMLSAVDA; translated from the coding sequence ATGTCTGAACCTTCGCCCGCCACCCCTCGGCGGCGGAGTCGTGACCCGGGCGAGCTGTTCTCGGCCGCGCAAGCCGGCGACCGGGCCGCGCTGGCCCGGCTGCTCTCGCTGATCGAGCGCGGCGGCGACGAGGCCCGAACGATCTCCCGGCTGGCGTACGCCCACGGGGGCCAGGCGTACACGGTGGGGCTCACCGGCGCCCCGGGCGCCGGCAAGAGCACGCTCACGTCGTCGACCATCGCCCACTTGCGCACCCAGCAGATCGAAGTCGCCGTGCTCGCGATCGACCCCTCTTCGCCGTTCACCGGCGGGGCGATCCTTGGCGACCGGGTGCGGATGCAGGACCACGCCACCGATCCTGGAGTGTTCATCCGGTCGATGGCCACGCGGGGGCACCTCGGCGGGCTGGCGCTCGCCACCCCGGAGGCCGTGCGCCTGCTCGACGCCACCGGGAGGACGTGGATCCTGGTCGAGACCGTCGGCGTCGGTCAGGTCGAGGTGGAGATCGCGGGTAAGGCCGACACCACGGTCGTCGTCGTCAACCCCGGCTGGGGCGACTCGGTGCAGGCCAACAAGGCGGGCCTGATGGAGATCGCCGACGTGTTCGTGATCAACAAGGCCGACCGCGCCGGTGTCGAGGAGACACGGCGCGACCTCGAGCAGATGCTCGACCTGTCCGAGCTGGACACCGCGTCGTGGCGCCCCCCGATCCTCGCCACAGTCGGGTCGACCGGCCAAGGCGTGCCCGAGCTGTGGGCGGCGGTGCAGGAGCACCGTGACCACATCACTGCCTCCGGCGAGCTCACCCGGCGCCGGGCGTTCAGGGTGCGCGAGGAGCTGCGTGAGATCGTCGCTCGGCGGCTGGAACAGCGGGCGCGCGAGATCTGCACCGGCGAGCGGTGGGAGGCCTTGCAGGCAGGGGTCGTCGAGCGCGCCACCGATCCCTGGACGGCCGCCGACGAGATGCTCTCCGCCGTCGACGCCTGA
- the murA gene encoding UDP-N-acetylglucosamine 1-carboxyvinyltransferase yields MERIRVWRRGPIEGEVVVPGAKNSVLKLMAASLLADGEYQLTNVPDIVDVGIMAELLAAIGVSATPSHPGTLTLVNSGELAPEAPYELVEQLRASINVLGPLLTRCGRVRVAMPGGDDFGSRPIDLHLRGLEAMGAEFELSDGYIEGRADRLYGADIELAFPSVGATENLVTAAVFAKGTTVIDGAAREPEVNDLVVFLQEMGAEIEGVGTSCLVVHGVEPGSLHGVRHEVVPDRIQAATYLAALGVQGGEIVVRGARPDQMTMLLRRFRDMGMSLTALPDGIHAACDARLRAVDVQTLPYPGIATDYKPLVVTMLSVADGVSFVTENLYPGRFRYVEELQRLGADIRTNGHHAVVRGVAHLCGVPVRASDIRAGAALVVAGLAAEGETMIEGVHHLDRGYDDLVGRLASIGAGIERISG; encoded by the coding sequence ATGGAGCGGATCAGGGTGTGGCGCCGCGGCCCGATCGAGGGCGAAGTCGTGGTGCCGGGCGCCAAGAACTCGGTCCTCAAGCTGATGGCGGCGTCGCTCCTCGCCGACGGCGAGTACCAGCTCACGAACGTGCCCGACATCGTCGACGTGGGGATCATGGCCGAGCTGCTGGCGGCGATCGGGGTCAGTGCCACCCCGTCGCACCCAGGCACCCTCACCCTCGTCAACTCCGGCGAGCTCGCCCCCGAGGCGCCCTACGAGCTGGTCGAGCAGCTGCGCGCGTCGATCAACGTGCTCGGCCCGCTGCTCACCCGCTGTGGCCGGGTGCGCGTCGCCATGCCCGGCGGCGACGACTTCGGTTCGCGCCCGATCGATCTCCACCTGCGCGGGCTCGAAGCGATGGGCGCCGAGTTCGAGCTGAGCGACGGCTACATCGAGGGGCGTGCCGACCGGCTGTACGGCGCCGACATCGAGCTGGCGTTTCCGAGCGTCGGCGCCACCGAGAACCTGGTCACCGCTGCCGTCTTCGCGAAGGGCACCACGGTGATCGATGGGGCGGCGCGCGAGCCCGAGGTCAACGACCTGGTGGTGTTCCTGCAGGAGATGGGTGCAGAGATCGAGGGCGTGGGCACCAGCTGCCTGGTGGTGCACGGCGTGGAGCCCGGCTCACTGCACGGCGTGCGCCACGAGGTCGTTCCCGACCGCATCCAGGCGGCCACCTACCTGGCCGCGCTCGGCGTCCAAGGCGGCGAGATCGTCGTACGCGGTGCCCGGCCCGACCAGATGACGATGCTGCTGCGGCGCTTCCGGGACATGGGCATGAGCCTCACCGCTCTGCCCGACGGGATCCATGCCGCGTGCGATGCGCGGCTGCGCGCGGTCGACGTGCAGACGCTGCCCTATCCCGGCATCGCCACCGACTACAAGCCGCTCGTCGTCACGATGCTCTCCGTCGCCGACGGGGTCAGCTTCGTCACCGAGAACCTCTACCCGGGGCGCTTCCGCTACGTCGAGGAACTGCAGCGCCTCGGTGCCGACATCCGCACCAACGGCCACCATGCCGTCGTCCGCGGCGTGGCCCACCTGTGCGGGGTGCCGGTGCGGGCGTCCGACATCCGTGCCGGGGCGGCGCTCGTCGTGGCCGGGCTCGCCGCCGAAGGCGAGACGATGATCGAGGGCGTTCACCACCTCGATCGCGGCTACGACGACCTCGTCGGGCGCCTGGCCTCGATCGGGGCCGGCATCGAGCGGATCAGCGGCTGA
- a CDS encoding MFS transporter: protein MGRAGTDLVRAWPDEPATSSWLLSPRDDLVEEVLDGDRYVQRVGPFTYYERRVEPSGAELVETVRYRLDVPWFGWLFAWPVRSMLRRRRPGRADGGRQPWWAPPDRLTPRQLQVLGLLAAASMASAFVNTLFTQTVAFAGDDFGVGDWGRGVGGTVVRMGILLGLPFAFAADRVGRRRVVVITAWLAPIVSALGALAPSFEVLVLTQTVGRPLGLALDVLIAVIAAEEMPRNSRAFAVSVLAMASGLGAGVAVGSLPLADISSGAWRLVYLVALLWLPVALDLVRRLPETTRFEQHRVEVASGPRPRLRRSRLAIQATVAFAGNLLVAPASFFQNGYLSEARGFSAGMITVFVLATSTPAVVGLIAGGRVADFSGRRRVAAVCVPVGAVLGVTHFATSGAWMWLAALAAGTVASAAYPALAVYRAELFPTANRGRASSLILASALVGGSIGLLVAGRLLDSGVSYGATMAGLLVGPLVVAVLVVATYPETAHRELEDLNPEDASPDRS from the coding sequence GTGGGCCGGGCAGGTACAGACCTCGTCCGGGCCTGGCCCGACGAGCCCGCCACCAGCTCATGGCTGCTCAGCCCGCGCGACGACCTCGTCGAAGAGGTGCTCGACGGCGACCGGTACGTGCAGCGCGTCGGTCCGTTCACGTACTACGAACGCCGGGTCGAGCCCTCGGGCGCCGAGCTGGTCGAGACCGTGCGCTACCGCCTCGACGTCCCCTGGTTCGGGTGGCTCTTCGCCTGGCCCGTGCGCTCGATGCTGCGCCGGCGCCGGCCCGGGCGCGCCGACGGCGGCCGCCAGCCTTGGTGGGCGCCGCCCGACCGCCTGACGCCGCGCCAGCTCCAGGTGCTCGGCCTGCTCGCTGCGGCGTCGATGGCGAGCGCCTTCGTCAACACCTTGTTCACGCAGACCGTGGCCTTCGCCGGCGACGACTTCGGTGTCGGTGACTGGGGTCGCGGCGTCGGCGGGACCGTGGTGCGCATGGGCATCCTGCTCGGGTTGCCGTTCGCATTCGCGGCCGACCGAGTAGGCCGGCGCCGGGTGGTGGTGATCACCGCCTGGCTGGCACCGATCGTGTCCGCGCTGGGCGCGCTCGCGCCGAGCTTCGAGGTGCTGGTGCTGACGCAGACGGTCGGGCGCCCGCTCGGCCTGGCCCTCGACGTGCTGATCGCGGTGATCGCCGCCGAGGAGATGCCCCGCAACTCACGGGCGTTCGCGGTGAGCGTGCTCGCGATGGCGAGCGGCCTCGGCGCCGGCGTCGCCGTCGGCTCTTTGCCCCTAGCCGACATCTCCTCTGGTGCGTGGCGCCTCGTCTACCTGGTGGCGCTCCTATGGCTGCCGGTGGCCCTCGACCTGGTGCGCCGGCTGCCGGAGACCACACGCTTCGAGCAGCACCGGGTCGAGGTGGCGAGTGGTCCCCGTCCCCGGCTGCGCCGCTCGCGGCTCGCGATCCAGGCCACGGTCGCCTTCGCCGGCAACTTGCTCGTGGCGCCGGCGTCGTTCTTCCAGAACGGCTACCTGTCGGAGGCCCGCGGCTTCTCCGCGGGCATGATCACCGTGTTCGTGCTGGCCACCAGCACCCCGGCGGTCGTCGGCCTGATCGCGGGTGGACGGGTGGCCGACTTCAGCGGGCGGCGACGGGTGGCCGCGGTCTGCGTGCCCGTCGGCGCGGTGCTCGGCGTGACCCACTTCGCCACCTCCGGTGCCTGGATGTGGTTGGCCGCGCTCGCCGCGGGCACCGTGGCCAGCGCCGCCTACCCGGCCCTCGCGGTGTACCGGGCCGAGCTGTTCCCGACCGCCAACCGCGGTCGGGCGTCGAGCCTGATCCTCGCGTCGGCCCTGGTCGGGGGCAGCATCGGGCTGCTCGTCGCCGGGCGGCTGCTCGACAGCGGAGTCTCGTACGGGGCGACGATGGCCGGGTTGCTCGTCGGCCCCCTCGTCGTCGCGGTCCTCGTCGTCGCCACCTACCCCGAGACGGCTCACCGGGAGCTCGAGGACCTGAACCCCGAGGACGCGAGCCCGGATCGGTCGTAG
- a CDS encoding enoyl-CoA hydratase/isomerase family protein yields the protein MSSSDKPATDALVHLERRADGVAVITLDNPKVNALSRALLARLADIAESLSVDPPGAVVVTGGDRLFAAGADIAEFGGPDEARAITAGFHRALDAVAAIPRLVIAAVSGYALGGGCELALACDYRIAGERAVFGQPEILLGIIPGGGGTQRLSRAVGPSRAKELMLTGRQVRSDEALRIGLVDEVVPNDELSGRALGLAAELAAGAVVAQALVKRAVDEGSSVALADGLALEQALFEDVFTTDDSRVGVQSFLEHGPGQARFTGR from the coding sequence ATGAGCAGCTCGGACAAACCTGCGACCGACGCGCTGGTGCACCTCGAGCGGCGCGCCGACGGTGTGGCCGTGATCACGTTGGACAACCCGAAGGTCAACGCCCTCAGCCGCGCCCTTCTCGCCCGCTTGGCCGACATCGCCGAATCGCTGTCGGTCGACCCACCGGGCGCGGTCGTCGTCACCGGAGGAGACCGGCTGTTCGCCGCTGGTGCGGACATCGCCGAGTTCGGTGGCCCCGACGAGGCGAGGGCGATCACCGCCGGCTTCCACCGCGCCCTCGACGCCGTCGCCGCGATCCCGCGGCTCGTCATCGCCGCCGTCAGCGGCTACGCCCTCGGCGGCGGCTGCGAGCTGGCCCTCGCGTGTGACTACCGCATCGCCGGCGAGCGGGCCGTCTTCGGCCAGCCCGAGATCCTGCTCGGGATCATCCCCGGCGGCGGAGGCACACAGCGCCTCAGCCGTGCGGTCGGTCCGAGCCGGGCGAAGGAGCTGATGCTCACCGGCCGCCAGGTGCGCTCCGACGAGGCGCTGCGCATCGGGCTGGTCGACGAGGTGGTGCCGAACGACGAGCTGTCCGGGCGCGCGCTCGGCCTGGCCGCCGAGCTCGCCGCCGGAGCGGTCGTCGCCCAGGCGCTGGTCAAGCGCGCCGTCGACGAGGGCTCGTCGGTGGCGCTCGCCGACGGGCTCGCCCTGGAGCAAGCGCTGTTCGAAGACGTGTTCACCACCGACGACAGCCGCGTCGGCGTGCAGAGCTTCCTGGAGCACGGCCCGGGGCAGGCCCGGTTCACGGGCCGGTAG
- the glgP gene encoding alpha-glucan family phosphorylase, whose translation MRTIRRFRVEPSIPPPLAALRRLATNLHWTWDRELKALFSRLAPDAWARSGHDPVRVLEAITVEGWAGLAADPDVVADVEAAAHRLDTALQSPRWFQTHVSPANEGGGESSSPLHLVAYFSPEFGISETLPQYSGGLGVLAGDHLKAASDLGVPLVGVGLLYAEGYFRQRLNADGWQTERFPHLDPAGLAITPTGVQVTVELAGEPVGVKIWQVDVGRVKLYLLDTNVAGNSAEGRAVTDRLYGGDVEHRLRQEIVLGVGGVRALRKLGLEPDVFHSNEGHAGFNSLERIRELIAEGLTFPQAVEQVRASGVFTTHTPVPAGIDRFPPELMYKYFGGWAQACGMSIDDLMRLGRRADEPDEVRFNMAVMGLRLAARANGVARLHGAVSRQMFQGVWPDVPVDEVPIGSITNGIHARTWVSAEVDRVFDEHVHGVWDGADAESWERAGGIDDLRVWQVRSVGRSELVSFVRSRMGDDVLDPEALTIGFARRFATYKRATLLLSQPDRLRRLLLDPDRPVQFVFAGKAHPADEPGKAMIQEIEQFARHLDVRHRFVFLPDYDMEVARHMYHGCDVWLNNPRRPQEACGTSGMKAALNGALNCSIRDGWWDEWSDGENGWDIPSADDDPDVGRRDTREAHALFALLEREVMPLFYDRDDDGVPLGWIAKIKHNWVTLGPLVTASRMMRDYVTELYLPAAESSRSLAKDGFARAKALAAWKTKVNSLWQNLSVLSLDVPGDDPDSIAVVTAGVERPLRAVVMLDGLTPDDVSVELTHGQVNIEGEIVGTPEVLPLSHTGWQDGAAIYEGTYEVDVAGPHGAAVRVLPFHPDLVNRFELGRVTWA comes from the coding sequence ATGCGCACGATCCGACGCTTCCGTGTGGAGCCCAGCATCCCCCCGCCTCTCGCCGCTCTGCGCCGACTGGCCACGAACCTGCACTGGACGTGGGACCGCGAGCTGAAGGCGCTGTTCTCCCGCCTCGCTCCCGACGCCTGGGCGCGCTCGGGCCACGACCCGGTACGCGTCCTCGAAGCGATCACGGTCGAGGGCTGGGCGGGCCTCGCCGCCGACCCCGACGTGGTCGCCGACGTCGAGGCCGCCGCGCACCGCCTCGACACCGCCCTCCAGTCGCCGCGGTGGTTCCAGACCCACGTCTCGCCGGCGAACGAAGGTGGCGGGGAGTCGTCGAGCCCGCTGCACCTCGTCGCCTACTTCTCGCCGGAGTTCGGCATCTCCGAGACCCTGCCGCAGTACTCGGGCGGGCTCGGCGTTCTGGCCGGCGACCACCTGAAGGCGGCCTCCGACCTCGGGGTACCCCTCGTCGGTGTCGGCTTGCTCTACGCGGAGGGGTACTTCCGCCAGCGCCTCAACGCGGACGGATGGCAGACCGAACGCTTCCCGCACCTCGACCCCGCCGGCCTCGCGATCACCCCGACGGGGGTCCAGGTCACCGTGGAGCTCGCCGGCGAGCCGGTGGGGGTGAAGATCTGGCAGGTGGACGTCGGGCGGGTGAAGCTCTACCTGCTCGACACGAACGTCGCCGGTAACAGCGCCGAGGGCCGCGCCGTGACCGACCGCCTTTACGGGGGTGATGTCGAGCACCGTCTGCGCCAGGAGATCGTGCTCGGCGTCGGGGGCGTGCGCGCCTTGCGCAAGCTCGGCCTGGAGCCCGACGTGTTCCACAGCAACGAGGGCCACGCCGGGTTCAACTCGCTCGAACGCATCCGCGAGCTGATCGCGGAGGGGTTGACGTTCCCCCAGGCCGTCGAGCAGGTGCGCGCATCGGGGGTGTTCACCACCCACACACCGGTGCCCGCTGGCATCGACCGCTTCCCCCCGGAGCTGATGTACAAGTACTTCGGCGGGTGGGCGCAGGCGTGCGGGATGTCGATCGACGACCTGATGCGCCTCGGGCGCCGAGCCGACGAGCCCGACGAGGTTCGCTTCAACATGGCGGTGATGGGCTTGCGCCTGGCGGCGCGCGCCAACGGCGTGGCCCGCCTGCACGGAGCCGTCAGCCGCCAGATGTTCCAGGGTGTGTGGCCCGACGTGCCCGTCGACGAGGTGCCGATCGGTTCGATCACCAACGGCATCCACGCCCGCACCTGGGTCTCCGCCGAGGTCGACCGGGTGTTCGACGAGCACGTGCACGGGGTGTGGGACGGCGCCGACGCCGAGTCCTGGGAGCGCGCCGGCGGCATCGACGACCTGCGCGTATGGCAGGTGCGCTCCGTGGGGCGCTCCGAGCTTGTCAGCTTCGTGCGCTCACGCATGGGCGACGACGTGCTCGACCCCGAGGCGCTCACCATCGGCTTCGCCCGCCGCTTCGCCACGTACAAGCGGGCGACGCTGCTGCTCAGCCAACCAGACCGGCTCCGCCGGCTGCTGCTCGACCCCGATCGCCCGGTGCAGTTCGTCTTCGCCGGCAAGGCTCATCCCGCCGACGAGCCCGGCAAGGCGATGATCCAGGAGATCGAGCAGTTCGCCCGCCACCTCGACGTCCGCCATCGCTTCGTGTTCCTGCCGGACTACGACATGGAGGTCGCGCGGCACATGTACCACGGGTGCGACGTGTGGTTGAACAACCCGCGCCGCCCCCAGGAGGCCTGCGGCACGAGCGGGATGAAGGCCGCGCTGAACGGCGCGCTCAACTGCTCCATCCGCGACGGGTGGTGGGACGAGTGGAGCGACGGCGAGAACGGGTGGGACATCCCCTCCGCCGACGACGATCCCGACGTCGGCCGGCGCGACACCCGCGAGGCCCACGCGCTGTTCGCGTTGCTGGAGCGCGAGGTGATGCCGCTGTTCTACGACCGCGACGACGACGGCGTCCCGCTCGGGTGGATCGCGAAGATCAAGCACAACTGGGTCACGCTCGGGCCGCTGGTGACCGCCTCCCGCATGATGCGCGACTACGTCACCGAGCTCTATCTCCCCGCCGCCGAGTCCTCGCGCTCGCTCGCGAAGGACGGGTTCGCCAGAGCCAAGGCGCTCGCCGCGTGGAAGACGAAGGTGAACAGCCTGTGGCAGAACCTGAGCGTGTTGTCGCTCGACGTGCCCGGCGACGACCCGGACTCGATCGCCGTCGTCACCGCGGGCGTCGAGCGACCGCTGCGCGCCGTGGTGATGCTCGACGGCCTCACGCCCGACGACGTCTCGGTAGAGCTCACCCACGGGCAGGTCAACATCGAGGGCGAGATCGTCGGCACGCCAGAGGTGCTCCCCCTCAGCCACACCGGCTGGCAGGACGGAGCCGCCATCTACGAGGGCACGTACGAGGTCGACGTCGCCGGCCCGCACGGCGCCGCAGTGCGCGTGCTGCCCTTCCATCCAGACCTCGTCAACCGCTTCGAGCTCGGCCGGGTCACCTGGGCCTGA
- the glgB gene encoding 1,4-alpha-glucan branching protein GlgB, which produces MPQTTLLGDIDLFLFNEGTHRALWTVLGANHVDTADGPAVRFAVWAPNARAVWVVGDWNEWKLGPDPLAPQESSGIWAADVGIAAAGQRYKYAIEDRWGHVMYRADPVARQSERPPSDASVVPVLEEYVWGDEEWMAHRRLHGGQPDQPLRIYEVHLGSWRPELDYRAAAEQLAEHVSELGFTHVELLPLAEHPFGGSWGYQVTGYYAPTARHGEPDDLRAFVDVLHRRGIGVLMDWVPAHFPRDEWALAKFDGTALYEHADPRLGEHPDWGTLVFNYARHEVRNFLVANALYWMREFHVDGLRVDAVASMLYLDYSRPAGQWVPNEFGGRENLGAIEFLKELNTVVFAEEPGVMMIAEESTAWPSVTRQVDHGGLGFSHKWNMGWMHDTLGYFAHDPVHRQWHHRDLTFGLLYAFSERFVLPLSHDEVVHGKGSLLAKMPGDDWQRFANLRALYTWMWAMPGAPLVFMGAELAPWTEWNETESLPWHLLDHAPHRGVRDLVAALNHLAAGWPAVWAGDPDPASFRWLDADDAAQSVYGFLRWGTGRDRDLGAVACVANFTPVPRPGYRVGLSHAGPWEVLVDSDDARFGGSGFRAAAGGTVEATTEVPWQGQPASAVVDLPPLGVLWLGSRP; this is translated from the coding sequence ATGCCACAGACCACCTTGCTCGGCGATATCGACCTCTTCCTCTTCAACGAGGGCACCCATCGCGCGCTTTGGACCGTGCTCGGTGCCAACCACGTCGATACGGCCGACGGGCCGGCCGTGCGCTTCGCGGTCTGGGCGCCGAACGCCCGCGCCGTGTGGGTGGTGGGCGACTGGAACGAGTGGAAGCTCGGCCCCGATCCGCTCGCCCCCCAGGAGTCCTCGGGGATCTGGGCGGCCGACGTGGGCATCGCCGCTGCCGGTCAGCGCTACAAGTACGCGATCGAAGACCGGTGGGGCCACGTGATGTACCGCGCCGACCCGGTGGCCCGCCAGAGCGAGCGCCCGCCGTCCGACGCGAGCGTGGTGCCGGTGCTCGAGGAGTACGTGTGGGGCGACGAGGAGTGGATGGCACACCGCCGCCTGCACGGCGGCCAGCCGGACCAGCCGCTGCGCATCTACGAGGTGCACCTCGGCTCGTGGCGGCCCGAGCTCGACTACCGCGCCGCGGCCGAGCAGCTCGCCGAGCACGTGAGCGAGCTCGGCTTCACCCACGTCGAGCTGTTACCGCTCGCCGAGCATCCCTTCGGCGGCTCGTGGGGCTACCAGGTGACCGGCTACTACGCGCCGACCGCTCGCCACGGCGAGCCCGACGACCTGCGCGCGTTCGTCGACGTGCTGCACCGGCGGGGGATCGGTGTGCTCATGGACTGGGTGCCGGCCCACTTCCCCCGTGACGAGTGGGCGCTCGCCAAGTTCGACGGCACGGCGTTGTACGAGCACGCCGACCCACGCCTCGGCGAGCATCCCGACTGGGGCACGCTCGTGTTCAACTACGCCCGCCACGAAGTACGCAACTTCCTCGTCGCCAACGCGCTGTACTGGATGCGCGAGTTCCACGTCGACGGGCTGCGCGTCGACGCGGTGGCCTCGATGCTCTACCTCGACTACAGCCGCCCGGCGGGGCAATGGGTGCCGAACGAGTTCGGCGGGCGCGAGAACTTGGGCGCGATCGAGTTCTTGAAAGAGCTCAACACGGTCGTGTTCGCCGAGGAGCCGGGGGTGATGATGATCGCCGAGGAGTCCACCGCCTGGCCGAGCGTCACCCGGCAGGTCGACCACGGCGGCCTGGGCTTCAGCCACAAGTGGAACATGGGCTGGATGCACGACACGCTCGGCTACTTCGCTCACGACCCAGTGCACCGCCAGTGGCACCACCGCGATCTCACCTTCGGTCTGTTGTACGCCTTCAGCGAGCGGTTCGTGCTCCCGCTCAGCCACGACGAGGTGGTGCACGGCAAGGGCTCGCTGCTCGCGAAGATGCCAGGGGACGACTGGCAGCGGTTCGCCAACCTGCGGGCCCTCTACACGTGGATGTGGGCGATGCCGGGCGCGCCGCTCGTGTTCATGGGAGCAGAGCTCGCGCCGTGGACCGAGTGGAACGAGACCGAGAGCTTGCCCTGGCACCTGCTCGACCACGCCCCCCACCGCGGCGTGCGCGACCTGGTCGCGGCGTTGAACCACCTCGCTGCCGGTTGGCCCGCGGTCTGGGCGGGCGACCCCGACCCGGCGTCGTTCCGCTGGCTCGATGCCGACGACGCCGCGCAGTCCGTGTACGGGTTCTTGCGCTGGGGCACCGGCCGCGATCGCGACCTGGGCGCCGTCGCCTGCGTCGCCAACTTCACCCCGGTTCCCCGTCCCGGCTACCGGGTCGGGCTCTCCCACGCCGGGCCGTGGGAGGTGCTGGTCGACAGCGACGACGCTCGCTTCGGCGGAAGTGGCTTCCGCGCCGCCGCGGGCGGCACGGTCGAGGCGACCACCGAGGTGCCCTGGCAGGGTCAGCCGGCGTCCGCCGTCGTCGACCTGCCCCCGCTCGGCGTGCTCTGGCTCGGCTCTCGGCCCTGA
- a CDS encoding glycosyltransferase family 4 protein → MRVLMVSWEYPPRIIGGIAAHVDGLSRAMSAAGHEVVVLSLHHPGAPEDQLIDGVRVLRARADLPWIPDRDFVTQMASANHHLVQLAAQLGPWRPDVVHAHDWLVAWAADTLKVLFDVPLVATIHATERGRHGGHVPDGQPAVVNSVEWWLTYQAREVICCSKFMTREVVDGFELPHEKLHLVPNGVDPALWAPSEKPPPERSALVLAWGRVQYEKGFQVLAEAVARLRDKVPDLHCTIAGRGSYLAELQSQIDLESAGDLVHLAGFVPDDELRAQLHRAGCVVIPSLYEPFGIVALEAMAAGAPTIVARTGGLAEIVEGTGAGLLFEPGNSSDLATQIERVLTDPALAAEMQSKAAALVADRYSWAAVAASTIEVYEQATA, encoded by the coding sequence GTGCGAGTGCTGATGGTGTCCTGGGAATACCCGCCGCGGATCATCGGCGGCATCGCCGCTCACGTCGACGGTCTGTCGAGGGCGATGTCCGCCGCCGGCCACGAGGTGGTCGTGCTCAGCCTGCACCACCCGGGCGCCCCCGAGGACCAGCTCATCGACGGTGTGAGGGTGCTGCGGGCCCGGGCCGACCTGCCGTGGATCCCCGACCGCGACTTCGTCACCCAGATGGCATCGGCGAACCACCATCTGGTGCAACTCGCCGCCCAGCTGGGCCCGTGGCGCCCAGACGTCGTCCACGCGCACGACTGGCTGGTGGCGTGGGCCGCCGACACGCTGAAGGTACTGTTCGACGTCCCCCTCGTCGCCACCATCCACGCCACCGAGCGCGGCCGCCACGGCGGCCACGTGCCCGACGGTCAGCCGGCGGTGGTCAACTCCGTCGAGTGGTGGCTGACGTACCAGGCACGTGAGGTGATCTGCTGCTCGAAGTTCATGACCCGTGAGGTCGTCGACGGCTTCGAGCTGCCGCACGAGAAGCTGCATCTGGTGCCGAACGGGGTCGACCCGGCTCTCTGGGCGCCGAGCGAGAAGCCGCCGCCGGAACGCTCGGCACTTGTGCTCGCGTGGGGGCGGGTGCAGTACGAGAAGGGCTTCCAGGTGCTCGCCGAAGCCGTCGCCCGGCTGCGCGACAAGGTGCCCGACCTGCACTGCACCATCGCCGGGCGAGGTTCGTACCTGGCCGAGCTGCAGAGCCAGATCGACCTGGAGAGCGCCGGCGACCTCGTACACCTGGCCGGATTCGTCCCCGACGACGAGCTGCGCGCCCAGCTCCACCGGGCCGGTTGCGTCGTCATCCCCTCGTTGTACGAGCCGTTCGGCATCGTCGCGCTCGAGGCGATGGCCGCCGGCGCACCGACGATCGTCGCGCGAACCGGCGGACTCGCCGAGATCGTCGAGGGCACCGGCGCCGGGTTGCTGTTCGAGCCGGGCAACTCGAGCGACCTCGCCACCCAGATCGAGCGAGTGCTCACCGACCCTGCGCTCGCGGCCGAGATGCAGTCCAAGGCCGCCGCGCTCGTCGCCGACCGGTACAGCTGGGCGGCGGTCGCGGCGTCGACGATCGAGGTCTACGAGCAGGCCACGGCCTGA
- a CDS encoding NifU family protein, translated as MRTQVEETIEAIRPALQADGGDIVLRDVDADTGIVSVTLVGACGTCPASTQTLKAGIERIMRDRVDGVTEVVNV; from the coding sequence ATGCGCACCCAGGTAGAAGAGACAATCGAGGCGATCCGCCCGGCTCTGCAGGCCGACGGCGGCGACATCGTGTTGCGTGACGTCGACGCCGACACCGGGATCGTGTCGGTGACGCTCGTCGGTGCCTGCGGAACCTGTCCCGCCTCTACGCAGACGCTGAAGGCGGGCATCGAACGCATCATGCGCGATCGGGTCGACGGGGTGACCGAGGTCGTGAATGTCTGA